A genome region from Cervus elaphus chromosome 18, mCerEla1.1, whole genome shotgun sequence includes the following:
- the LOC122674454 gene encoding prolactin-inducible protein homolog: MHALQLLFKTSQAALLLGLCLTLWTVPTQGQIQNVISANLTASQIDNSTGYVITLAVSNLISQCIVVKNTLEVSDTVIFSYGNFRFTSCLCGVSTRRFFWEIEAPENGIITGKAQVVSEENICPPGVNISTPVYEIVITRDVIITL; encoded by the exons ATGCATGCGCTTCAGCTTCTCTTCAAGACCAGCCAAGCTGCCCTTCTTCTGGGCCTCTGCCTGACACTGTGGACTGTCCCAACTCAAGGACAAAT ACAGAATGTAATTTCAGCGAACCTGACAGCTTCTCAAATTGACAACTCAACGGGCTATGTGATAACACTTGCAGTTTCAAATCTCATATCTCAATGCATAGTG gTTAAAAACACATTGGAGGTCTCTGACACAGTCATTTTTTCTTATGGTAATTTTCGTTTTACCAGCTGTCTGTGTGGTGTTAGTACAAGAAGATTCTTCTGGGAGATAGAAGCACCTG AAAATGGGATCATAACAGGGAAGGCTCAAGTTGTGTCAGAGGAGAATATATGCCCTCCTGGTGTGAATATCTCCACCCCTGTTTATGAAATTGTTATCACACGTGATGTCATTATAACACTCTGA